A region of Lacinutrix sp. Hel_I_90 DNA encodes the following proteins:
- a CDS encoding Npt1/Npt2 family nucleotide transporter translates to MQLYIFIIISVLLIVKPTVNALFLNRLGAEQLPYGYLLVALVAVLTTFLYNKAIREFSLLKVTITTLVFFSLGFLALSAVLHFNVLSNWVLYLYYLGISLFAVIATSQFWILANMVFNAREAKRLFGFIGAGAIAGGIFGGYLTSIIVSSYGNKAAMFTAALLIICCIPILRKIWKLRILKMNIFIRRQRKYNDNNAQSSSIKIISQSKHLTYLALITGISVIVAKLVDFQFSDFANKAIQDTNELASFFGFWFSTFNVIALALQLFITNRFLSRFGVSTTLLVLPLGIALGCLLFLTFPELWVLVIIKGIDGSFKQSLNKAAVELSIMPIPYNIKNQAKSFIDVAVDSVATGIAGFMLIFLIKKLELSTSYITVIVILFVFIWIVLIYRLREAYFNSFRTNIQRTLVSKDDNVKRNKSYETTIVAARRILNAEKSQDILSLLEQLSDYKLMALKSSIINLLEHPSHQVKAEAIKQLFKYDRGTAIEKVEALVYEKDDDLVYTALDYIIHHSDSNANHFFDKYLNHDIDYISNAALLCLAKEAEQNTKLSEKYDLNKRIDDRVRALNTPEGFSRKEAVAELLITIAYSGIQKYYTFITVHLNNRDPYIVKHAIKAAGITANERFIENLLEYLADKEYRRAAIKALKHYGSSITKNILVYDKSEVLRDNVKQQLPKVVQSFRTQNAVQVLLQLLNSNDVIIRLQVSRSLLKLKARNENLYFNKRILKREIIKESKYYKDTIDAIFSIQKDIKNTALKPKNDNDIEVLIARESLTDVLEEQLETSLNCIFKLLSIIYDEADIKVSYSGVLSDVSEAKVNALEFLDNLLKSQLKTKVLPLIEYAIMEEEDLLSAVLKIKTLPEKVYISRLLRKRGKRIKLELLHLIKVLDDKSYVALITPLKNHLNKEVKYFAHDTIESLTDVRR, encoded by the coding sequence ATGCAGTTATATATCTTTATAATTATATCTGTATTACTTATTGTTAAACCTACCGTTAACGCGTTGTTTCTAAATAGATTGGGGGCAGAGCAATTACCATACGGCTACTTGCTGGTCGCTTTAGTTGCTGTATTAACAACCTTTCTCTATAATAAAGCGATAAGAGAGTTTTCGCTTCTTAAAGTAACAATTACCACATTGGTTTTTTTTAGTTTAGGTTTTTTAGCGTTAAGCGCTGTACTTCATTTTAACGTCTTAAGTAATTGGGTACTGTATTTATATTATTTAGGAATTTCCTTATTTGCCGTGATAGCGACGTCACAATTCTGGATTCTGGCTAACATGGTATTTAACGCACGTGAAGCTAAACGGTTATTTGGATTTATTGGTGCAGGAGCGATAGCGGGTGGCATATTTGGTGGGTATTTAACCAGTATTATAGTGTCTTCTTATGGGAATAAAGCCGCTATGTTTACAGCAGCACTACTAATAATTTGTTGTATTCCAATACTTAGAAAAATATGGAAATTACGTATTCTTAAAATGAATATTTTTATAAGAAGACAACGAAAATATAATGATAATAATGCACAGTCCTCTTCAATAAAAATAATTTCACAATCTAAGCATTTAACGTATTTAGCACTCATTACAGGAATTAGTGTGATTGTAGCTAAATTAGTTGATTTTCAATTTAGTGATTTTGCAAATAAAGCAATCCAAGACACCAACGAGTTAGCCTCGTTTTTTGGTTTTTGGTTTTCAACATTTAATGTTATTGCTTTGGCTTTACAGTTATTCATTACCAATAGATTTTTAAGTCGTTTTGGTGTGTCTACAACATTATTGGTGCTTCCATTGGGCATTGCTTTAGGCTGTTTACTGTTTTTAACTTTCCCAGAATTATGGGTTTTAGTGATTATAAAAGGTATTGATGGTAGTTTTAAACAATCCTTGAATAAAGCGGCAGTGGAATTGTCTATAATGCCAATACCATATAATATAAAAAATCAGGCAAAATCATTTATAGACGTAGCTGTAGATAGTGTGGCTACTGGTATAGCAGGTTTTATGTTGATTTTTTTAATAAAAAAATTAGAATTAAGCACGTCTTATATTACAGTAATTGTTATTCTTTTTGTCTTCATTTGGATAGTTCTAATATATAGATTAAGAGAGGCTTATTTTAATTCATTTAGAACGAATATTCAGCGTACCTTAGTTTCTAAGGATGATAATGTCAAGCGAAATAAAAGTTACGAAACAACTATAGTAGCTGCGAGGCGAATATTAAATGCTGAAAAATCTCAAGATATTTTAAGTTTGCTGGAGCAATTGAGTGATTATAAACTCATGGCTTTAAAATCGAGTATTATTAATTTACTGGAACACCCTTCACATCAAGTTAAAGCGGAAGCCATTAAGCAATTATTTAAATACGATAGAGGTACAGCAATTGAAAAAGTAGAAGCTTTAGTTTATGAAAAAGACGATGACTTAGTTTATACAGCGTTAGATTATATTATTCATCATTCTGACAGTAATGCCAATCATTTTTTTGATAAATATTTAAATCATGACATTGATTATATTTCGAATGCAGCACTTTTATGTTTAGCTAAAGAGGCAGAACAAAACACAAAACTTAGTGAAAAATACGATCTTAATAAAAGAATTGATGATCGGGTTCGTGCACTTAACACTCCCGAAGGGTTTAGTAGAAAAGAAGCTGTGGCAGAGTTGTTAATCACTATTGCTTATTCAGGAATTCAAAAATATTACACGTTTATAACGGTTCATTTGAATAACCGTGATCCTTATATTGTAAAGCATGCTATCAAAGCAGCTGGTATTACTGCAAATGAGCGTTTTATTGAAAATTTATTAGAGTACCTAGCCGATAAGGAGTATAGAAGAGCAGCGATAAAAGCACTTAAGCATTATGGTTCTAGTATAACAAAAAACATTTTAGTTTATGATAAATCTGAAGTACTCCGAGATAATGTAAAACAACAACTCCCTAAAGTTGTTCAGTCTTTTAGAACTCAAAATGCAGTTCAGGTGCTATTGCAGTTATTAAACAGTAACGATGTAATTATTAGGTTGCAAGTGTCTCGCTCTTTATTAAAGCTAAAAGCTAGAAATGAGAATTTATACTTTAATAAACGGATTTTAAAAAGAGAAATAATAAAAGAAAGTAAATACTATAAAGACACAATTGATGCTATATTTTCTATACAAAAAGATATAAAAAACACGGCTCTTAAGCCCAAAAATGACAACGATATAGAAGTGCTTATAGCGAGAGAAAGCTTAACAGATGTTCTTGAAGAACAATTAGAAACAAGCTTAAATTGTATCTTTAAATTACTGAGCATTATTTATGATGAAGCAGATATTAAAGTAAGCTATTCAGGAGTGTTAAGTGATGTAAGTGAAGCTAAAGTGAATGCCTTAGAGTTTTTAGATAACTTGTTAAAAAGTCAGCTTAAAACAAAAGTTTTACCCTTAATTGAGTATGCTATAATGGAAGAAGAAGATTTGCTTTCCGCTGTACTGAAAATAAAAACGCTCCCTGAGAAAGTCTATATTTCTAGACTCCTCAGAAAGCGTGGTAAACGTATTAAATTAGAACTTTTACACCTTATAAAAGTTCTGGACGATAAAAGCTATGTGGCTTTAATAACCCCTTTAAAAAATCACCTTAATAAAGAGGTTAAATATTTTGCTCATGATACTATTGAAAGTTTAACAGATGTTAGGCGTTAA
- a CDS encoding serine hydrolase → MYNIPKLKITIVFLLLAFLGFGQQTLPIVTGIEIDPLMELQNKELQTLLETQINSNSQFKKLVSNKKMSIGIVDLSDLKDIRYAGLNDENMMYAASLPKIAILLAAMDAIDKGELKDSKEIRNDLSLMISKSNNAASTRMIDRVGYEKIEAVLRAPGNKLYDEEVGGGLWVGKRYAAGGRRYPEPMKGLSHAATTKQVCSFYYQLVLGNLISTERSKEMLEIMKDPALHHKFVNTLDKVAPKATIYRKSGSWKNFHADSALVWGPERRYIIVALLDDNLGEQIIRNLIVPIEKVLKKSRTLKNRVVDN, encoded by the coding sequence ATGTATAACATCCCCAAATTAAAAATAACAATAGTATTTTTACTTTTAGCTTTCTTAGGTTTTGGACAGCAAACACTGCCAATCGTAACTGGGATTGAAATTGATCCTTTAATGGAGTTGCAAAATAAAGAACTGCAAACCCTACTTGAGACTCAGATAAATTCTAATTCACAGTTTAAAAAATTAGTTTCAAATAAGAAAATGTCTATAGGCATTGTAGACTTAAGTGACCTGAAGGATATTAGGTATGCAGGGCTTAACGACGAGAACATGATGTATGCGGCTAGCCTGCCCAAAATCGCCATATTACTTGCTGCTATGGATGCCATAGACAAAGGCGAGTTGAAGGATTCAAAAGAGATTAGGAATGACTTGAGTTTAATGATTAGTAAATCTAACAATGCTGCGTCTACAAGAATGATTGACCGTGTTGGTTACGAGAAAATAGAAGCGGTTTTAAGAGCACCTGGTAATAAATTATATGATGAGGAAGTTGGCGGTGGTCTCTGGGTTGGAAAACGCTATGCTGCTGGAGGAAGAAGATATCCAGAGCCTATGAAAGGCTTGAGTCATGCAGCCACCACAAAGCAGGTTTGTAGTTTTTACTATCAATTGGTGCTAGGGAATCTAATTAGTACCGAGCGCTCTAAAGAAATGTTGGAAATTATGAAAGATCCAGCATTACATCATAAATTTGTAAATACTTTAGACAAAGTGGCTCCTAAAGCAACTATTTATAGAAAGTCTGGATCTTGGAAGAATTTTCATGCAGATTCTGCTTTAGTTTGGGGTCCAGAAAGACGTTACATTATTGTTGCTTTACTAGACGATAATTTAGGAGAGCAAATCATTCGAAATTTAATAGTTCCTATAGAAAAAGTATTAAAAAAATCACGGACATTAAAAAACAGAGTAGTAGATAATTAA
- a CDS encoding DUF3817 domain-containing protein codes for MLRAFRIIAFLEGVSYLLLMGAAVYKRMPSGHDEYVKLLGMPHGLLFVAYIALAIFLRSTYQWNTKTFSLIFLGSLIPFGTFYVDYKYLRPLA; via the coding sequence ATGCTCAGAGCCTTTAGAATTATAGCCTTTTTAGAAGGTGTTTCGTATCTTTTGTTAATGGGAGCAGCTGTTTATAAACGTATGCCTTCAGGACATGATGAATACGTTAAACTATTAGGTATGCCACATGGTTTGCTATTTGTTGCGTACATTGCATTAGCCATTTTTTTAAGATCAACTTACCAATGGAACACTAAAACTTTTAGTCTCATCTTTTTAGGGTCTCTCATTCCTTTTGGGACCTTTTATGTTGACTATAAATATTTGAGACCGCTGGCTTAG
- a CDS encoding serine hydrolase, with translation MKKIFYITIGLCIVLSFGFISYPIDGYERTGIKRLYQLQKMQIDSVPYNRIPFGAYKKLDEIKLNLASRTEDSINDLLVSDSDFQKRINRLIPSGAYSVSVLDMTNPDALKYAGHRENVGYQPGSVGKLAVLNAVFTQMAKVCPDSWEDRIMYLKDIQVSARYWGTGDHHTIPIYDIEKDKLIKRQVIASDKFSLFEWLDHMVSVSNNGAASVMYREAMLMAAFGSDYVNLTEEQGENYFKETPRDSLTNLANTVVNQPLRDLGISEDEWRLGGFFTRPPGKYVGRKGGSIGSPKGLMKWLVKLEQGKVVDENSSLEMKRLMYSTDRRIRYARSSRLDSAAVYFKSGSYYKCDRVKDPNCRDYAGNVFNYMNSVIIVEHPNGIKYIVCLMTNVLNKNSAGAHMYLASKIDDLITNDNEKPEEQLNENYKDTEDQGGGDN, from the coding sequence ATGAAAAAAATATTCTATATCACTATTGGATTGTGTATTGTACTCTCTTTTGGTTTTATCTCCTATCCTATTGATGGTTATGAGCGTACAGGCATAAAGCGTTTGTATCAACTACAAAAAATGCAAATAGACAGTGTGCCCTACAATCGTATTCCTTTTGGAGCCTATAAAAAGCTTGATGAAATCAAGTTGAATTTAGCGTCTCGTACTGAGGATAGTATTAACGATTTATTAGTTTCTGATTCAGACTTTCAAAAACGAATAAACCGCTTAATCCCGAGTGGCGCGTATTCGGTATCTGTTTTAGACATGACAAACCCAGACGCCCTAAAATACGCCGGACATCGTGAAAATGTTGGCTACCAACCAGGAAGTGTGGGGAAGTTAGCAGTACTCAATGCCGTATTTACACAAATGGCAAAGGTTTGTCCGGATTCTTGGGAGGACCGCATTATGTATTTGAAGGACATTCAAGTATCTGCCCGTTATTGGGGAACTGGTGACCACCATACGATTCCAATTTATGATATTGAAAAAGATAAGCTAATTAAACGACAGGTTATTGCTTCTGATAAATTTTCATTATTTGAGTGGCTGGATCATATGGTTTCTGTGAGTAATAATGGAGCGGCAAGCGTCATGTATCGTGAAGCGATGTTGATGGCTGCATTTGGCTCTGACTATGTAAATTTAACAGAAGAACAAGGTGAAAACTATTTCAAAGAAACGCCTAGAGATTCACTCACTAATTTGGCAAATACGGTAGTAAACCAACCTCTAAGAGATTTAGGAATCTCTGAAGATGAATGGAGACTTGGTGGTTTCTTTACACGGCCTCCTGGAAAATATGTTGGCAGAAAAGGTGGAAGTATTGGTTCTCCAAAAGGCTTAATGAAATGGTTAGTGAAGTTAGAACAAGGTAAAGTTGTTGATGAAAATTCAAGCTTAGAAATGAAGCGTTTAATGTATTCTACAGACAGACGTATTCGTTATGCCAGATCTAGTCGTTTAGATAGTGCTGCTGTGTATTTTAAATCTGGAAGCTATTACAAATGTGATCGTGTTAAAGATCCTAATTGTCGAGACTATGCTGGGAATGTGTTTAATTATATGAATTCGGTAATCATTGTTGAACACCCTAACGGCATCAAGTACATTGTATGTTTGATGACGAATGTGCTGAATAAAAATTCAGCTGGCGCTCACATGTATTTAGCAAGTAAAATAGACGATCTCATTACAAATGACAATGAAAAACCAGAAGAGCAATTAAATGAGAATTATAAAGACACAGAAGACCAAGGCGGTGGTGATAATTAA
- a CDS encoding acyl-CoA thioesterase — protein sequence MRFHTRKWVKPEDLNPNGTLFGGRLLAWIDEEAALYAVVQLENAHVVTKYIAEIDFKSSAKTGDIIEIGIEVVKFGRASLTLRCEVRNMMTREAIITLEKIVMVNLDGEGNVKPHGKIKIEYIKDRLK from the coding sequence ATGAGATTTCACACTAGAAAGTGGGTAAAACCAGAAGACCTAAACCCAAATGGAACGCTGTTTGGTGGAAGACTATTAGCCTGGATTGATGAGGAGGCAGCATTATATGCTGTCGTTCAACTTGAAAATGCGCATGTGGTTACAAAATATATTGCGGAAATAGATTTTAAAAGTTCTGCTAAAACGGGTGATATTATAGAAATTGGAATTGAGGTTGTAAAATTTGGTAGAGCCTCTTTAACCTTGCGTTGTGAAGTACGTAATATGATGACGCGTGAAGCCATTATTACTTTAGAGAAAATTGTAATGGTAAATTTAGATGGTGAAGGTAACGTAAAGCCTCATGGTAAAATAAAAATAGAATACATTAAAGATCGGTTGAAATAG
- a CDS encoding T9SS type A sorting domain-containing protein, which translates to MKNLLLACVVFAATFSNLTAQQSVAREWNEELLSAIRLDFARPTVHARNLFHSSVAMYDAWALFDSQAETVFLGKNYKGYDFVFNGIATPGNIDAARAEMMSYTMFRLLSHRFANAPNAGAILTAISTHFTNLGYDPNFTSIDYSTDSYAALGNYFAAEIINFGMQDGSNEQNNYANQYYTATNAPLILQLYEDNTTIDPNKWQPLAFDVFVDQSGNTFPSNTPDFLSPEWGEVIPFSLKNEDLAIINNGFDCYVYNDPGPPAYIQNSNEDGIDDPYKWYFALVIAWSSHLDPDDSTMIDISPASLGNVDIANFPETFQEYQAFYDFTNGGDPGTGYASNPKTGLPYTPQLIKRGDYARVLAEFWADGPDSETPPGHWFTILNYVSDHPDTVKQFNGQGTVLSDLEWDVKSYLALGGAMHDSAVDTWGIKGYYDFIRPVSAIRYMAGKGQSTNTSLASYDPHGLPLITGLIELINTGDPLAGSGDENVGKIKVKSWKGPDFITNPDTDVAGVDWILGEHWWPYQRPTFVTPPFAGYLSGHSTFSRAAAEVLTLLTGDAFFPGGMGTFDVIQNDFLVFEEGPTESFTLQWATYRDASDQTSLSRIWGGIHPPIDDIRGRQIGEQIGVDAFNLAVNYFNATLSVPENTLNVLSFDLFPNPVVDNLNFQTENSSITSIEIYSLNGVKLLSQEISNNNSINLSFLQSGLYFVSLLNQNDNILTTKKIVKQ; encoded by the coding sequence ATGAAAAATTTACTACTGGCTTGTGTTGTTTTCGCTGCAACATTTAGCAATCTTACAGCTCAACAATCTGTCGCCCGAGAATGGAATGAAGAACTACTTAGTGCTATTCGTTTAGATTTTGCTAGACCAACGGTACATGCCCGTAATTTATTTCACAGTTCGGTCGCGATGTACGATGCTTGGGCCCTTTTTGATTCACAGGCAGAAACCGTGTTTCTAGGTAAAAATTACAAAGGGTACGATTTTGTTTTTAATGGTATTGCTACTCCAGGTAATATTGATGCTGCAAGAGCAGAAATGATGAGTTATACCATGTTTAGGCTGTTAAGCCATCGTTTTGCTAATGCTCCCAATGCTGGTGCGATATTAACCGCTATTAGCACGCATTTCACCAATTTGGGATACGATCCAAATTTTACTTCTATAGATTACAGTACTGATTCTTATGCTGCTTTAGGCAATTATTTTGCTGCCGAAATTATAAACTTTGGAATGCAAGATGGCTCCAATGAACAAAATAATTATGCCAACCAGTATTATACTGCGACTAATGCGCCTTTAATATTACAGTTATATGAAGACAATACCACCATCGATCCCAACAAATGGCAGCCACTAGCTTTTGATGTTTTTGTAGATCAGAGTGGGAATACCTTCCCTAGTAACACTCCAGATTTTTTAAGTCCAGAATGGGGAGAGGTTATTCCTTTTTCATTAAAAAATGAAGATTTAGCTATCATTAATAATGGTTTTGATTGTTATGTTTATAATGATCCTGGTCCTCCAGCTTATATTCAGAATTCTAACGAAGACGGTATTGATGACCCATACAAATGGTATTTTGCTTTAGTAATTGCTTGGTCATCGCATTTAGACCCAGATGACAGCACTATGATTGACATTTCACCAGCTTCATTGGGTAACGTTGATATTGCTAATTTTCCAGAAACATTTCAGGAATACCAAGCCTTTTATGATTTCACTAATGGTGGCGATCCAGGAACGGGTTATGCCTCAAACCCTAAAACAGGATTACCTTACACACCACAATTAATTAAAAGAGGTGATTATGCCAGAGTTTTAGCAGAGTTTTGGGCAGATGGACCAGATTCTGAAACACCTCCTGGTCATTGGTTCACGATTTTAAATTATGTCAGTGATCATCCTGATACTGTAAAACAATTTAATGGTCAAGGTACCGTTTTAAGTGATCTTGAATGGGATGTTAAAAGTTATTTAGCGCTTGGCGGAGCCATGCATGATTCGGCCGTTGATACATGGGGAATCAAAGGGTATTATGACTTTATTCGACCGGTTTCTGCGATTCGCTACATGGCAGGAAAGGGACAAAGTACAAATACCAGTTTAGCTAGTTACGACCCACACGGCTTACCTCTTATTACTGGTTTAATCGAATTAATTAATACTGGCGATCCATTAGCTGGTTCTGGAGATGAAAATGTTGGAAAAATTAAAGTTAAATCATGGAAAGGCCCTGATTTTATTACTAATCCAGATACAGACGTTGCTGGGGTAGATTGGATTTTAGGAGAACATTGGTGGCCCTACCAACGTCCTACGTTTGTTACTCCTCCATTTGCAGGCTATTTATCTGGCCACTCTACCTTTTCTCGTGCAGCCGCCGAAGTATTGACTTTGTTAACAGGTGACGCTTTCTTCCCAGGAGGAATGGGGACTTTTGACGTGATACAAAATGATTTTTTAGTCTTTGAAGAAGGCCCAACCGAAAGCTTTACACTACAATGGGCTACTTATCGGGATGCCTCAGATCAAACGAGTTTATCTCGTATTTGGGGCGGTATTCATCCCCCTATTGATGATATTCGTGGTCGACAAATTGGTGAACAAATTGGTGTAGATGCATTTAATTTAGCTGTAAACTATTTTAATGCGACACTTTCTGTTCCAGAAAACACTTTAAATGTCCTTAGTTTTGATTTATTTCCAAATCCTGTTGTTGACAATTTGAATTTTCAGACGGAAAATAGTTCAATCACTTCAATAGAAATTTATTCGTTAAATGGAGTAAAATTACTATCGCAGGAGATTTCAAATAACAACTCTATAAATCTCTCTTTTTTACAAAGCGGTTTATATTTCGTATCCCTTTTAAATCAAAATGACAATATTTTAACTACAAAAAAAATAGTAAAACAATAA
- a CDS encoding pitrilysin family protein yields the protein MRLLKLSILLSLILLVSCASESRETPEKDFKIDYEKFTLDNGLEVILHEDHSDPIVAVATMMHVGSNREKPGKTGFAHFFEHMSFNDSENVPVGANRKMIPEWGGSRNGGTSNDYTVYYEVVPKDAFEKILWIDSDRFGYMINTVTKEALEREKQVVKNEKRQRVDNAAYGYTDEIKRKNLYPEGHPYNWTVIGALPDLQAATIDDVKAFYTKYYGASNASLVIAGDIDIEETKKLVKQWFGEIPSGPEVEVIPPMPVTLSETKSLYYEDGFAKLPELRMTYPTVETYHKDKYALEILGQLLSGSKNAPLYKVIVEDQKLAPNVQTYQSSSELAGEFIFVVRANDSTDLDTVNEAIAKGLNRFETEGVNEKDLKRIKAKLETNLYRGISTVLNKAFQLVEDNEFKGDPSYITETAKLMDAVTAKEVMAVYEKYIKGKHYVMTSVVPKGQLNLAVAEANEAQVWIEEVKKDVANEEVSQGLEAVYKKTPSKYDRSEPKFGQLPLFKSPVVWTSALNNGMAVYGIENNEVPLIQFDITIPGGHLLDPKGKSGVANLLGDIMMEGTASKTPAGLEEAIGLLGANISTYSTSEDFHITGSCLAKNFKETIALVKEIILEPRWDEKEFDRLKQALATSIKGREANPNFIASSVYNKLLYGDQHILSIPDSGTQQTTQDITIKDLRNYYKNLSPQNANFHIAGAISKSEVEETLVTLEDWSVEATTIPEFSIPETPKANTVYFIDFPGAKQSVIQIGRLALARTNENANKLGFANEVLGGGSSGKLFQTLRIGKGYTYGAYSGIDNSKEIAPFTIRTSVRANATLKSLEIIKDMVSNYAKDFSEKEVDLTKSKILKGNTRAYESLGAQLWMLQNISKYNLSTTFTEEDQKELVSMTLEDYKKTITTFLDEKDMIYVVVGDKGTQFEEIKNFGKEIVVLDIFGNPIE from the coding sequence ATGCGTTTGTTAAAATTAAGCATTCTACTAAGTCTTATACTTCTGGTCTCATGTGCTTCTGAGTCTCGTGAAACACCAGAAAAAGATTTTAAAATAGACTATGAGAAATTCACTTTAGATAATGGTTTAGAAGTTATTCTACATGAGGACCATAGTGATCCAATTGTTGCAGTAGCCACAATGATGCACGTTGGTTCCAATAGAGAAAAACCTGGAAAGACTGGTTTTGCTCACTTTTTTGAACACATGAGTTTTAACGACAGCGAAAATGTTCCGGTTGGAGCGAATAGAAAAATGATACCAGAATGGGGAGGTAGCCGTAATGGAGGTACATCAAATGACTATACAGTCTATTATGAGGTGGTGCCAAAAGACGCTTTCGAAAAAATACTGTGGATCGATTCTGATCGCTTTGGCTATATGATTAATACAGTAACCAAAGAAGCTTTAGAGCGCGAAAAACAAGTGGTTAAAAATGAAAAGCGACAACGTGTTGATAATGCTGCTTATGGCTATACAGATGAAATTAAACGTAAAAACCTTTATCCAGAAGGGCACCCATATAACTGGACGGTTATTGGTGCTTTACCAGATTTACAAGCAGCAACTATAGATGACGTTAAGGCGTTTTATACTAAGTATTATGGCGCTAGTAATGCTTCGTTAGTCATTGCAGGTGATATTGATATTGAAGAAACTAAAAAATTAGTAAAGCAATGGTTTGGAGAAATACCAAGCGGACCAGAGGTAGAAGTGATTCCGCCAATGCCTGTTACCTTAAGTGAAACAAAATCGTTATACTACGAAGATGGATTTGCAAAACTCCCAGAATTACGAATGACTTATCCAACGGTCGAAACGTATCATAAAGACAAATATGCACTAGAAATATTAGGACAATTGTTGAGTGGAAGTAAAAATGCACCATTATATAAGGTGATTGTTGAAGATCAAAAATTAGCTCCCAATGTACAAACCTATCAAAGTAGTAGTGAGTTGGCAGGAGAATTTATTTTTGTGGTACGTGCAAATGATAGTACGGACCTAGATACCGTAAATGAGGCTATAGCTAAAGGATTAAATCGTTTTGAAACAGAAGGTGTTAATGAGAAAGATTTAAAACGCATCAAGGCAAAGTTAGAAACGAATTTGTATCGTGGTATTAGCACTGTTTTAAATAAAGCATTTCAATTAGTAGAGGACAATGAGTTTAAGGGGGATCCTAGTTATATTACAGAAACTGCTAAACTAATGGATGCTGTAACGGCTAAAGAGGTCATGGCGGTCTACGAAAAATACATTAAAGGAAAACACTATGTTATGACCAGTGTAGTCCCTAAAGGACAATTAAATTTAGCGGTAGCAGAAGCAAATGAAGCGCAAGTATGGATTGAAGAAGTAAAAAAAGACGTGGCAAACGAGGAGGTTAGTCAAGGTTTAGAGGCTGTCTACAAGAAAACACCCTCTAAATATGATAGGAGCGAGCCTAAATTTGGTCAGTTGCCATTATTTAAATCTCCAGTGGTTTGGACCAGTGCATTAAATAATGGAATGGCTGTTTATGGTATTGAGAATAACGAGGTCCCTTTAATACAATTTGATATAACGATTCCTGGCGGACACCTTTTAGATCCTAAAGGTAAATCTGGTGTAGCTAATTTATTAGGGGATATAATGATGGAAGGGACTGCTAGCAAAACACCCGCTGGATTAGAAGAAGCTATTGGCTTATTGGGAGCCAATATTAGCACCTATTCTACAAGCGAAGATTTTCATATTACGGGTTCTTGCTTAGCTAAGAACTTTAAAGAAACGATAGCTTTGGTAAAAGAAATTATTTTAGAACCCCGTTGGGATGAGAAGGAATTTGATAGACTAAAGCAAGCATTAGCGACGAGCATTAAAGGAAGAGAAGCTAATCCTAATTTTATTGCGTCTTCGGTTTATAATAAGTTGTTATATGGCGACCAGCATATTTTGTCTATTCCAGATTCTGGAACACAGCAAACAACGCAGGATATCACAATTAAAGACCTCAGGAATTATTATAAAAACTTGTCGCCTCAAAACGCCAATTTTCATATTGCTGGTGCCATTTCTAAAAGTGAAGTAGAAGAAACCTTAGTAACTTTAGAAGATTGGTCCGTTGAAGCTACAACTATTCCTGAATTTAGCATACCAGAAACTCCAAAGGCTAACACCGTTTATTTTATTGATTTCCCAGGAGCAAAACAATCGGTAATCCAAATTGGACGGTTAGCTTTGGCAAGAACCAATGAAAATGCTAATAAGTTAGGTTTTGCAAATGAAGTTCTGGGAGGCGGCTCCAGCGGAAAACTCTTTCAAACCTTAAGAATAGGAAAAGGGTATACTTATGGTGCTTATTCTGGCATTGATAATAGTAAAGAAATAGCACCTTTTACCATTAGAACAAGTGTTAGGGCTAATGCAACACTAAAATCTCTGGAGATTATTAAAGACATGGTTTCAAACTATGCTAAAGATTTTTCAGAAAAAGAAGTTGATTTAACAAAAAGCAAAATTTTAAAAGGCAATACCAGAGCCTATGAGAGCTTGGGAGCGCAATTATGGATGCTTCAAAACATTAGTAAATATAATTTATCTACTACATTTACAGAGGAAGATCAAAAAGAATTGGTTTCAATGACGCTAGAAGATTACAAGAAAACGATAACTACGTTTTTGGATGAAAAAGATATGATATATGTTGTAGTAGGAGATAAAGGAACACAATTTGAAGAAATAAAGAACTTTGGCAAAGAAATTGTTGTGTTAGATATTTTTGGAAATCCAATAGAATAG